The following proteins are encoded in a genomic region of Gossypium hirsutum isolate 1008001.06 chromosome D05, Gossypium_hirsutum_v2.1, whole genome shotgun sequence:
- the LOC107906337 gene encoding twinkle homolog protein, chloroplastic/mitochondrial isoform X2: MLRLPSHNQRFHLLLRNLSSFASKTTIFMTSKHFLPSPLLPQTLSPKHFSTPSKRLLPSLSSKPIPQNHSFSLRTNGFYSLPSPSDSSPSPAYSQDLEDQPSDTRSLQILNHKLKQLGIDITKSVAGRENRLMCPSCNGGESGELSLSLFISLDGYSASWLCFRAKCGWKGYTKAAADGKPSIENLGQVNKFKVKRQITVESLQLEPLCNQLTAYFAERMISSKTLKRNAIMQKRSGDEIAIAFTYWRKGELVNCKYRDIAKRFWQEKDTEKILYGLDDIADASDIIIVEGEMDKLAMEEAGFCNCVSVPDGAPPSVSEKEVPGEEQDTKYQYLWNCKEYFKKASRIILATDGDLPGQALAEELARRLGRERCWRVKWPKKNDLGHFKDANEVLMYLGPSVLKDIIDNAELYPISGLFNFSSFFDEIDQYYHRTLGYEFGVSTGWRALDNLYNVVPGELTIVTGVPNSGKSEWIDALLCNLNEGVGWKFALCSMENKVRDHARKLLEKSIKKPFFGVGYGSNVERMSVEELEKGKKWLNDTFQLIRCENDSLPSIQWVLELARAAVLRHGVQGLVIDPYNELDHQRPVSQTETEYVSQMLTKIKRFAQHHSCHVWFVAHPRQLHHWIGAPPNLYDISGSAHFINKCDNGIVIHRNRDPEAGPVDLVQVCVRKVRNKVVGNIGDAFLSYDRVTGVYNDIDESQKK, from the exons ATGCTGCGTCTTCCTTCCCACAATCAACGCTTCCATCTCCTCCTTCGCAATCTCTCTTCATTTGCCTCCAAAACTACCATTTTCATGACCTCCAAACACTTCCTCCCTTCCCCATTGCTGCCTCAAACCCTTTCTCCTAAACACTTCTCCACCCCCTCTAAACGCCTCCTTCCCTCTCTTTCTTCCAAACCCATCCCCCAAAACCATTCTTTCTCGCTCAGGACTAATGGGTTTTATTCTCTTCCTTCTCCCAGTGATTCTTCTCCCTCTCcag CTTATTCTCAAGACTTGGAAGACCAGCCCTCGGATACGCGTAGCTTGCAGATTTTGAATCATAAACTAAAGCAGCTTGGCATCGATATTACTAAGAGTGTTGCTGGGCGTGAAAACCGCTTAATGTGTCCCTCG TGCAATGGTGGTGAATCAGGGGAACTTAGCTTATCTCTTTTCATCAGCCTAGATGG GTATTCAGCTTCATGGCTGTGTTTTCGAGCGAAATGTGGGTGGAAAGGCTACACAAAA GCCGCTGCAGATGGCAAGCCATCAATTGAAAATCTCGGTCAAGTTAACAAATTTAAGGTCAAAAGGCAAATCACAGTGGAGAGTTTGCAATTAGAACCACTATGTAATCAG CTCACTGCTTATTTCGCAGAGCGAATGATATCTTCAAAAACACTAAAGAGAAATGCTATAATGCAAAAAAGGAGTGGTGATGAG ATTGCTATTGCATTCACTTATTGGCGTAAAGGAGAACTTGTAAATTGCAAGTATCGGGATATAGCTAAGCGGTTTTGGCAG GAAAAGGATACTGAAAAGATACTTTATGGGCTGGATGACATAGCAGATGCAAGCGATATCATCATT GTTGAAGGTGAAATGGACAAGCTTGCAATGGAGGAAGCTGGCTTCTGTAATTGTGTCAGTGTCCCTGATGGTGCACCACCATCAGTTTCTGAAAAGGAGGTTCCAGGTGAAGAGCAg GACACAAAGTATCAATACCTGTGGAACTGCAAAGAGTACTTTAAAAAG GCATCTCGCATTATACTTGCCACTGATGGAGATCTACCTGGTCAAGCCCTAGCTGAAGAGCTTGCACGTCGCCTTGGAAGAGAGAG ATGCTGGAGAGTTAAATGGCCGAAGAAAAATGACTTGGGTCATTTTAAGGATGCAAATGAG GTTCTTATGTATTTGGGACCCAGCGTTCTTAAGGACATAATTGATAATGCTGAGTTATATCCCATAAGTGGGTTATTCAACTTTAGTAGTTTCTTTGATGAAATTGACCAATATTATCATCGAACTCTTGGATATGAATTTGGTGTCTCAACTGGTTGGAGGGCGCTGGACAACCTATATAAT GTTGTGCCAGGAGAGCTGACAATAGTAACTGGTGTTCCCAACTCTGGGAAGAGTGAATGGATTGATGCTCTCTTATGTAATCTTAATGAAGGTGTTGGTTGGAAATTTGCTCTTTGCTCCATGGAGAACAAG GTTCGGGATCATGCAAGGAAACTTTTAGAGAAATCCATAAAGAAACCGTTCTTTGGTGTAGG CTATGGAAGCAATGTGGAAAGAATGAGTGTAGAGGAACTAGAGAAAGGGAAGAAATGGCTGAATGACACATTTCAACTCATAAG GTGCGAGAATGATTCTCTTCCAAGTATACAGTGGGTTCTTGAACTTGCAAGGGCAGCAGTTCTAAGGCATGGTGTTCAGGGTCTTGTAATTGATCCTTACAATGAACTAGATCATCAGCGCCCAGTTAGTCA GACTGAAACGGAGTATGTAAGCCAGATGCTTACGAAGATCAAGCGATTTGCTCAGCATCATTCTTGTCATGTCTGGTTTGTTGCACATCCAAGACAG TTGCACCACTGGATTGGGGCTCCTCCTAATCTCTATGACATAAGTGGAAGTGCACACTTCATAAACAAATGTGACAATGGAATTGTTATTCATCGAAATCGGGATCCTGAGGCTGGGCCTGTTGATCTAGTACAA GTTTGTGTGCGGAAAGTTCGAAATAAGGTTGTAGGAAATATAGGCGATGCGTTCTTGTCTTATGATAG